The following nucleotide sequence is from Zea mays cultivar B73 unplaced genomic scaffold, Zm-B73-REFERENCE-NAM-5.0 scaffold_670, whole genome shotgun sequence.
TTGCAAAGTGTGATGTAATATATAGACACTATTAATATATTCAAATTATTTCTTTCATTTGAAGCTTCATTGAAATAAGGAACTGATCCTATCAATGTAACAACTCAAGCAATTCAAGAGCAATTGAACAGTATATCCTTTGCTCCAACATGAGATTGATTAATTGTAATATACAAGATCTTTCAAAGTATGAATTCATACTTTGAATATATGTATACTTTATACATAATTTTATACATTATACACATACATGCTTGAACAGAAAATTATATGTACGGATGTATAGTAGTACCACAAAATATGTATATGAAATTATTTTGCAATGACATGAATTAAATGGAAAATTTAAacataaaattaaattaaaaacttaaaaaataaaaagaaaaggggaaaaaggaaaaaaatagaCCTTTGGTCCTCGTTGGTAACACCAACCAAAACTATCCGTCCTCAAATGCGAGCTATATGTATCTTTTGTCCCTATAAGGAACATGGACTCTATGAACCATAATATTTGGATTTTTTGTATTTTAACAACATGACTATTTGGACTAATGTTGTTTGCTAGTATACAAGTTATATTTATAATAGATATGCAATGTGGATTTGGAATTAGGCAAAGTGATGATTTTAATGACCAACACCTCAAGCAAAACATTACAAGCCATGTTAAAGACTTATAAGATATGTCAAGAGTCTAAGACACAAGGAAGTAGAAGTCTGGACAGAAAGATACAGACAAAAGTGAAATCACCAATGTTGAAACAAAGAGGTAGCCCAATTGAAAGTGCCTCATGATTTTTAATCTACTTTAATTTACATGGCTTATACACTAATCTATAGAGGTTTTTATTAACCTTCTACAAAGTCTAAGGACATCAAAAATCGGAGTTTGGAGCTAAAGGTTTATGTTTGAAATACGAAAATGGGTCACACAAAAAAATATCACCGGACATATTCAGTGCTCCTATCTATTAGTGCACACGGAACACTACGATGATCCTAGGGATGGCACTCGGACTTGCGGGCACTGAACCCGTAGAGTCATGCTCTTCGTCGAATCTGATATAGAAATTCACCAGCTGGTGCCTTTGCAGATGGACCGAGAGCTGATAGCACGACCGCCCTCACATGTCGCGCTTGACACGTTCGCCCGTGACTCACAAGGCGCACGCGTGCCGCCGCCGCAGACCTCAGCTCAACTCCTCGGGCTCCCCGCTGGGCTGGACACGTATCGTAGACGTGTCACCATAGAACCATGGGCAACGCGTGCCCACTACGAATTAAAGCTACTAGGAGATAGCCACGTCTCCCCGTGTGTACCCGTGCCGTGCAAGCCCGGCAATTCGTTGATCTCCGAATCTCCCGCCCGTCAGTCTCGAGTCTCCACACCTGAAACGTCTgagtccatggccgaggccgaagtCGACGCCAGGGCCACGGCCGACGACGAGGgccgcggcggcagcagcagcaacgTCGCCGAAGACGGGCAGCCGGCTGCGGCGAAGGGGCGCGCGACCATATCCGTGACGGTGGTGCTGCTCGCGCTGCTGGTGGCCTCCGTGGCGGCGTTCCTGACGTCGTCGCTGCCGCGcgccggcgacggcgacggcgagggGGTGCAGGGAGCTGCTGGCAGGGCGGGGGAGGTCGGGAAGCGCGCCGAGCCCGTCGAGCACGCCGTCGGCATCCCGGGGTTCAACAGCCGGCTGGACGCGTTCCGCACCTGGGCGGCGCTGACGTGGATGAAGCTCCGGCGGCCGCGCTGCTCCGACGAGCCACGGTATGCCATGTGTGAACTGTGAACTAGCTGGCTGGTCTCTCGGTTTATTTCTTGCATGCATGCTGCGTACGTTGCTTGTGTAGTTGTGTGACGTGGTCGCCGCGTGCGTCCTTTGTGTTGTGCCAAGGTACGACGACGATGGTGCCGTCGGCTCTCTGGGGGACGCCGCTAAGAAGAGCTTCGAGATGGGCAAGGAGACGGTGGAGCAGGCGGCGGCGGCCACGGCGAGGGCCACGCGGGACGCCGCAGAGACGGCCAAGGAGAAGGTGAAGGGAATAGATGACGCTGAGCTCTGACTCTTGAGACCATGCATGCATATAGAGCTGAGCGAGCTCTATCTGGATTTCCAGTCCGCTTAGCTTGCTGGTCAAGACGCACAGCAGGTTGTGCTTGTATATGTTTGGTCACTTGGTACTATCTTCACTTCACCTTGAGATAGATGTCAAACCTGACGGAGATGGATAGATCAAAGCAAAAGATGCGAAACATGGCACAAATCAAATAAACGCAGGGCAGCAGAAGTTGCCGGACTGATTTGTGGCAAGCTCACACGACCAGAGCTCTCCCATGGTCTAGCTTCGCACGCCCAAGCTCCAAAAGTCACACGACCACCACTTTCCTCAAGAGCCCTTATAGGCTTGCCTCCAACAACAGCATGCGGATGCGCGATTAGTAGGGGTGGTGATGCGGGGCGCGCGATTAGTACGGGTGGTGATGCCCTCTATATTTTATGCTATAAAATTTAAAATTTTTAAGAATCCTATTAGGATTAGACTCCATTACTATTTATTTTGAACTATTCTTTCTCCTATTTCATCTCATCTCCAACTCTCTCTATTGAGTTCCACTTTACTATTTAACTGAGCTATTTGACTTTTTACATGAACTTTTAGAGTTTTAAAAAATATTACCATATTTGTAGTGCCATAATACATATAATAATCAGGTAATTAAATTTGAAAATAGTTAATTTGTAGTACCATAATAcatatttgttggggacttgttctcaaatgctatgagtcaagaacaaggcaacatagaaaatgttaatcgataaagtccttcgtcctccgaagcattattttccttaggatataatggttttcggacgaaggttatgaagggcgtaccttcataaattcattatacagtgacgaaggatgaatcgtaaggaatataaaagacaacataaacaattatatattaatatcatgtataaacagaaataacgttgaattacaaatgtaccttcaacttgaaggagatgaaagtacaagcgtgacgcaaaaaagcgaatgccaaatcagcgtgtatagtaggggtactgttcacctatttataggcacgggacacaacccatgcaaaattacattcatgccctttacatttgataataattctatagtaatctatcggggtctgaatagccttttcatctttaagtcggtttcactttttgctgccacgccgaagctttcctgctcacaccttcgacgctgtatcaaccttcgtattattctggtctactgtgatgccgacttgagtccgaagatacctgttcacacattatactccagaaatactgttaaatcttgtttttgaggaccttcggaagccgaaggcccccaacaatagcccctcgcaatattaatttgtttaaaataataaaatttagattgcgacatggacgaaggctttacgccgaaggtctgaaaaaacaccttccctttgctagaatagcaacattcactgacaagcggggtctttcaatttccaacgcactgggcgtataaatacggtcataccgcaaactcatttgacgcGCTTTCTGgctatctgctcccgctcactcaatttttagctcttgtgcactaagatttgctgagttcttagttttaagcttcggctttgaaaacagttttttagtgtctccgaagatgtctgaagataagaaggctgttaccgagatgaaactgagtctcgatgaagagaaaaatctggggtttcttatagcaatgtcgaagaccaacacagaaaaaatcaccaaggagattctagaaggtttgtctgaggatactggtgacagcgacagttatgatgtggacagtggtggtgaagactccgaagatcgtccctggcgaccaagccattcagtctatggtaaatcaactatcaaagagaatcatcttgccaacatgagaggaaggtatttccggggtttgtttgttgtgagggccgacgaaggggagaagacttgtccacaccctgaagaaaatgaagtcgtagtgtaccgaagctttttgaaagctgggctgcgatttcccttgagcagcttcgttgtagaggtgctgaaaatattcgaagtctatcttcaccaacttacccctgaggcaatcataaggctgaatatcttcgtgtgggccgtgagaagcaaaggtctgaagcctgatgcaaaaagtttctgcaacatacacgaattatcatacgagacaaaaccttggggtaaggaacagtatcacaataactttggctgctataattttatttctcggtctgggtcaagctgtcccgtgccaacctttcggaagagatggcccggcgactggatgacagaatggttttatgtgaaaaatgatctgaaagcacgagaagatatcaaaggtataattatgcgccctatttggcaaagcttcggccttcggaggccgaaggttgaaatgaatgaagctgccgaagaatgccagagagccttcggcgttatctgttcttttattggaacgagagatttagtgcaagagcatgttgccttcagggtatggccgctcgcggagaaatgggaaatgccgcaagaaaccataaaagaggccgacgaaggtggacttgtcaggctgaagtacacttttaagtttggagataaattcgttgagccggatgatgactggttaaaaagcattgaaaatttaagtgatgaactgcttggggcttattcgaaggccgaagatactgcactgtcagcagccttcggaggccgaaaaaagaagaggctgaatcgggtgtttgatgcaatcgggtttgtctaccccgactatcgttatcccattcgagggcagaaaagaaaaaacacaacctctgcgaaagaagaagctgtaattgctcccagcgagccagaaccgaaaagaaagaggataaaggtcctcacacatcggccgcgctatattgaaccagcttcggtgcctgagtttaccggagaaacttcttcggccaccgaggctgaacagccaaccaaaccaaccttgctgccagaagttgcagaaatggccgaagcgccaaagaggatagaattggaagaaccgaagattttgctaccagaaaccaaagagatggccgaagcgccatccacagaaaaaatggaagaagtgaaaaaaaccaactgaagaaaaatcatcaaaagttttgagtcctgcagcaaatattgagacagtaaaaaatcaaaaagtgccagcagtgactccgaaaagaaagagaatggctaatgtgctagatgtactggaaacaattaaatcttcaagcacaccctccgaagaaactgctgccactcctgaaacgacaactgaaatttctgatactaaagctccagagcaagaaactgaagccgaagctgggtccttagagcccgcgaagataaaatccttggaaactgaggaagaaaaaataacagagccaacttttgttgaagaaatcagtgtcattacccccgaagcatcctccaaagtccgtgattatattgtttgtcacgcttcggggaaaaaactatcagaaaaagaaaagcaagaggcccagcactacgcccaaaaactgaagtatccaaagggggcattaatatttaatggcagtggagaagaagactttttgtattgtctccctgacagcaaggagatttctgtctgtcgggagatgagcaagagcttcggattcccagcattagaagacgggctctcggtgctgtcgaagaatgatctggccgacagcctggcctataatagcttaaaggtgcagcaAATGGATCTTTACAATTTTTTGTTGAGactaaaatttttcgtttgtttaaatctattgacgcacacatatttctctttgcagggcttgatacttagcaatgccctcagggcacagaaggatgctgaagacgaagggtgcgctatagccctgagcaaccttcgttccgaagtaatttgaactgaggaacgaaggtctcgaaaaaagataaaatattacactcattgataaataaaataaaggaggacgaagctgcttttaaaggtcaagctgaagctcagaagcgcgaaattgaagatcttcggaaacaactggccagagccaaggaagaacgcatacttgaagaaacaaagcgggaactcagcgaccaatgggcagatcacctagaaggaactgttgaagagcttcgttcgtccaagaagagatgctataacaaatctatagagtgtgttaagaagttaaaagctagcttcgccaaagtcggcgcattctcaagcgaagaaaacttcacaagaggcaatcccgaaggtcccatcgaatggatcgaccacgaagctgaggccttcgaagaaattttaaatagccgtggagatatatgtgctttctcgggtgccagagggattgccaccattttagagaaaaagggctgcgaacatgtaaaaattttagcacaatccgaagctgctttatccttcgaagatgcaagagatccttcggccgaagctagcatgattggtggaaaatttttcaccgatatctgggataatggtggccgagaaatggctggaGAAATTATccgaaaaagtgaaaagggcattcacgatgctagagaagtggctgaggctgctgaaaaaaagcgcagagcccgaagggcaaataggtatcgactaatggttttattgtgttgtaattttttggattttaaacttcgttcgcaatttgtaatagcaatgtagtcgtatcctgtcctccttcagatcctactaaagcgtcttcgggacctcccccgaaaggagacgacgaaattaaaaagatggctgaagctatcatggatgaagttgtcaatcggctcctgaacgaggctgtagAAGTCgtcttgagagaagattaagtattattgtaaaaacttctgaaatgtgatatattgtaacatcttgtaatcctgaatgtaatatacctatctttattgttcaattctttacgatgcatgaaattttacacgcaccgcttttgagtctttgacgaaaaaacaccttcccttcttttcatgcttcgtgaagaagaatttttctttatcccaacaatatccagtgttctgctgaataatatccaggcttcatgaagatattttccgaagctattacttccgaagatcaataatgtatctccttgtgacattatgatttttcccttttttcaaaacactcttctgtagatcgatattgtgtccacctcttgtgccatatgcaacatgatgtatgatgcttatgctatgcgaaatgatgcgatgatgttatgttatgtgaggtgatgtttattccgaagatacacacgcatccctgcaaataaaacacaatcttttataagcctcccttaggagcttcttcgccttttacttcag
It contains:
- the LOC118475813 gene encoding uncharacterized protein, with protein sequence MLFVESDIEIHQLVPLQMDRELIARPPSHVALDTFARDSQGARVPPPQTSAQLLGLPAGLDTYRRRVTIEPWATRAHYELKLLGDSHVSPCVPVPCKPGNSLISESPARQSRVSTPETSESMAEAEVDARATADDEGRGGSSSNVAEDGQPAAAKGRATISVTVVLLALLVASVAAFLTSSLPRAGDGDGEGVQGAAGRAGEVGKRAEPVEHAVGIPGFNSRLDAFRTWAALTWMKLRRPRCSDEPRYDDDGAVGSLGDAAKKSFEMGKETVEQAAAATARATRDAAETAKEKVKGIDDAEL